One part of the Actinomycetota bacterium genome encodes these proteins:
- a CDS encoding toxin-antitoxin system HicB family antitoxin has product MTKHLTVRLPDDLTAEAEAVARAEGISLNETIKEAVVEAVERRRKDPAFEKRLLQIIDQDRELLERLAR; this is encoded by the coding sequence ATGACGAAGCACCTCACGGTTCGCTTGCCTGACGACCTCACAGCCGAGGCAGAGGCTGTCGCTCGCGCCGAGGGCATCAGCCTCAACGAGACGATCAAGGAAGCAGTGGTCGAAGCGGTCGAACGGCGACGCAAGGACCCAGCCTTCGAGAAGCGCCTCCTTCAGATCATCGATCAGGACCGGGAGCTGCTCGAGCGCCTGGCTCGGTGA